Proteins encoded within one genomic window of Paenarthrobacter sp. JL.01a:
- a CDS encoding 2Fe-2S iron-sulfur cluster-binding protein, translating into MSSQNARLATGGRIDRSISWRFTVDGQEFTGHPGDTIASALLANGHINAGNSLYEDRPRGIMAAGVEESNALVKIAPRFPGHVAESMLPASAVSLVDGMDIELLSGLGKLDPNEDKAEYDKKYVHTDVLVVGGGVAGLAAAREAVRTGARVILIDDQPELGGSLLSGSTAPGLQETIEGKPALEWVADVEAELVSAAECTVLNRTTAFGSYDSNYVIAAQNRTDHLSVPAAPGVSRQRIWHIRAAQVVLAPGAHERPLVFENNDRPGIMLASAARSYLNRYAVAAGSRVVISTTNDSAYALAADLKAAGVPVAAVVDARPQISAKAAAAVESGIRVLIGSAVADTSADESGRLNGVTVRSINDDGELTSGVEQLAADLLAVSGGWSPVVHLHSQRQGKLRWDDELAAFIPSSVVRDQQVVGAGRGSYELQDCLAEGISAGAAASIAAGFESATTPSELKAPVASAPTRQLWLVPGQTGEPGEWHNHFVDFQRDQSVADVLRSTGAGMRSVEHVKRYTSISTANDQGKTSGVNAIGVIAAALKHGGADSVPGIGEIGTTAYRAPFTPVAFAALAGRQRGELFDPARVTSIHPWHVAQGALFEDVGQWKRPWYYPQDGEDMDTAVLRECAAVRDSVGFMDATTLGKIEIRGKDSGEFLNRVYTNAFKKLAPGSARYGVMCTLDGMIFDDGVTLRLDEDTYFMTTTTGGAAKVLDWLEEWHQTEWPELDVVFTSVTEQWSTIAVVGPKSRAVLAKVAPQLAENGGLEAENFPFMTFRETTLASGVQARVCRISFSGELAYEINVPSWYGLNTWEAVAAAGAEFNITPYGTETMHVLRAEKGYPIVGQDTDGTVTPQDAGMDWIVSKAKDFIGKRSYLRQDASREDRKHLVSVLPADHSLRLPEGTQLVEKGIAVNPANGPVPMEGFVTSSYHSAALGRSFGLALIQNGRNRIGETLQASLGDQLVDVVVGETVLFDAEGTRKDG; encoded by the coding sequence CCCGGGCCACGTCGCCGAGTCGATGCTCCCGGCCAGCGCAGTTTCGCTGGTTGACGGCATGGACATTGAGCTCCTGTCCGGTCTGGGCAAGCTGGACCCCAACGAGGACAAGGCAGAGTACGACAAGAAGTACGTCCACACCGATGTCCTGGTAGTGGGCGGTGGCGTTGCCGGCTTGGCAGCAGCACGTGAAGCAGTCCGCACCGGCGCCCGCGTCATCCTGATCGACGACCAGCCTGAGCTTGGCGGCTCGCTGCTCTCCGGCTCCACGGCCCCCGGGCTGCAGGAAACCATCGAAGGCAAGCCCGCCCTCGAGTGGGTGGCAGACGTCGAGGCCGAACTCGTTTCCGCCGCCGAATGCACGGTCTTGAACCGGACCACAGCCTTCGGCTCCTACGATTCCAACTACGTCATCGCGGCCCAGAACCGCACGGATCACCTGAGCGTCCCGGCAGCCCCGGGCGTCTCGCGCCAGCGGATTTGGCACATCCGTGCTGCACAGGTTGTCCTGGCCCCTGGCGCCCACGAGCGTCCGTTGGTTTTCGAGAACAACGACCGCCCGGGCATCATGCTCGCCTCTGCCGCCCGCTCCTACCTGAACCGCTACGCCGTGGCCGCCGGCTCGCGGGTGGTCATCAGCACCACCAACGACTCCGCTTACGCACTTGCCGCGGACCTGAAGGCAGCAGGCGTACCGGTTGCCGCCGTCGTCGATGCCCGTCCGCAGATCAGCGCGAAGGCCGCAGCCGCCGTCGAAAGCGGTATCCGGGTCCTGATCGGCAGCGCCGTTGCAGACACCAGCGCAGATGAGTCGGGTCGCCTGAACGGCGTCACCGTCCGCAGCATCAACGACGACGGCGAACTCACCTCGGGCGTCGAACAGCTGGCTGCCGATCTGCTCGCCGTTTCCGGTGGCTGGAGCCCCGTGGTCCACCTCCACAGCCAGCGCCAAGGCAAGCTGCGTTGGGACGATGAACTCGCTGCGTTCATCCCGTCCAGCGTTGTCCGCGACCAGCAGGTGGTGGGCGCAGGCCGTGGCAGCTACGAGCTGCAGGATTGCCTGGCTGAGGGTATCTCCGCCGGTGCGGCCGCTTCGATCGCTGCCGGTTTCGAGTCCGCAACCACCCCGTCCGAGCTGAAGGCTCCAGTGGCAAGTGCCCCGACCCGCCAGCTGTGGCTGGTGCCGGGCCAGACCGGCGAGCCGGGCGAGTGGCACAACCACTTCGTCGACTTCCAGCGCGACCAGTCCGTGGCCGACGTCCTCCGCTCCACCGGAGCGGGCATGCGCTCGGTGGAACACGTCAAGCGGTACACCTCCATCAGCACGGCCAACGACCAAGGCAAGACCTCCGGCGTCAACGCGATCGGTGTCATCGCCGCAGCGCTCAAGCACGGCGGCGCGGATTCTGTTCCGGGAATTGGCGAGATCGGCACCACCGCGTACCGTGCCCCGTTCACCCCGGTCGCCTTCGCAGCCCTGGCCGGCCGCCAGCGCGGCGAGCTCTTCGACCCCGCCCGCGTAACGTCCATCCACCCGTGGCACGTTGCCCAGGGTGCACTGTTCGAAGACGTTGGACAGTGGAAGCGCCCCTGGTACTACCCGCAGGACGGCGAGGACATGGACACCGCGGTACTGCGCGAGTGCGCCGCAGTCCGCGACTCCGTGGGCTTCATGGACGCCACCACCCTCGGCAAGATCGAAATCCGTGGCAAGGACTCCGGCGAATTCCTGAACCGTGTCTACACCAACGCTTTCAAGAAGCTCGCTCCCGGATCGGCCCGCTACGGCGTCATGTGCACGCTGGACGGCATGATCTTCGACGACGGCGTGACCCTTCGCCTGGACGAAGACACCTACTTCATGACCACCACCACCGGTGGCGCAGCCAAGGTCCTGGACTGGCTGGAGGAGTGGCACCAGACGGAGTGGCCGGAACTCGATGTGGTCTTCACCTCCGTGACGGAGCAATGGAGCACCATCGCCGTCGTCGGTCCCAAGTCCCGGGCAGTCCTCGCGAAGGTGGCCCCGCAGCTTGCCGAAAACGGTGGGCTGGAAGCGGAAAACTTCCCGTTCATGACGTTCCGCGAAACCACGCTGGCCTCCGGAGTTCAGGCCCGCGTCTGCCGGATCTCCTTCTCCGGTGAACTGGCCTACGAAATCAACGTTCCCTCCTGGTACGGCCTCAACACCTGGGAAGCCGTTGCTGCCGCTGGTGCCGAGTTCAACATCACCCCGTACGGCACCGAAACCATGCACGTGCTCCGCGCCGAGAAGGGCTACCCGATCGTCGGCCAGGACACCGATGGCACGGTCACTCCCCAGGACGCCGGCATGGACTGGATTGTTTCCAAGGCCAAGGACTTCATCGGCAAGCGTTCCTACCTACGCCAAGACGCCAGCCGCGAGGACCGCAAGCACCTGGTGAGCGTCCTTCCGGCCGACCACTCGCTGAGGCTTCCCGAAGGCACCCAGCTCGTGGAGAAGGGCATCGCGGTCAACCCCGCCAACGGCCCCGTTCCCATGGAAGGCTTCGTGACCTCGAGCTACCACAGCGCCGCCCTTGGCCGTTCCTTCGGCCTGGCGCTGATCCAGAACGGCCGCAACCGCATCGGTGAGACGCTCCAGGCTTCCCTGGGCGACCAACTGGTGGACGTGGTTGTTGGCGAAACCGTACTTTTTGATGCTGAAGGGACCCGCAAAGATGGCTGA
- a CDS encoding sarcosine oxidase subunit gamma encodes MAETAAPAEIVSSLRGARRSPAEHLSDAFTSGSVPGTVTLTEIPYQTMVGVRVDRTSDAGARVASVTGGLPAASGEVVASGATSTIWLGPTEFLVVAPEESHDSLGGSLVGDLTTTMGGDSGQVVDLSANRTTFELSGSHARAVLEKTCSLDLHPRVFKAGTALSTELAHIPVVLWKTSDESYRILPRASFADFLGRWILDAMREYASPEVP; translated from the coding sequence ATGGCTGAAACAGCAGCACCCGCAGAAATCGTGAGCAGCCTCCGGGGCGCCCGCCGCAGCCCGGCAGAGCACCTCAGTGACGCTTTCACCTCCGGTTCCGTTCCCGGAACGGTCACTCTCACGGAAATCCCCTACCAGACCATGGTGGGCGTGCGCGTCGACAGGACGTCCGACGCCGGTGCCCGGGTTGCGTCCGTGACCGGCGGCTTGCCTGCCGCCAGCGGTGAGGTAGTAGCCTCCGGTGCAACCAGCACCATTTGGCTCGGCCCCACCGAGTTCCTGGTAGTGGCCCCCGAGGAGTCCCACGACTCGCTCGGCGGCTCCCTGGTGGGCGACCTGACCACTACCATGGGCGGCGACTCCGGCCAGGTAGTGGATCTGTCCGCCAACCGCACCACGTTCGAGCTCTCCGGCAGCCACGCCCGCGCGGTGCTGGAAAAGACGTGCTCCCTGGACCTCCACCCCCGCGTCTTCAAAGCCGGGACGGCCCTTTCCACGGAACTCGCACACATCCCGGTGGTGCTCTGGAAGACCTCGGACGAGTCCTACCGGATTCTTCCCCGGGCCTCGTTCGCCGACTTCCTGGGCCGCTGGATCCTGGACGCCATGCGGGAGTACGCATCCCCTGAGGTCCCGTAA
- a CDS encoding L-serine ammonia-lyase, whose protein sequence is MALSVLDLFSVGIGPSSSHTVGPMRAAKQFTDGLESSGQLPATVRVQAELFGSLGATGRGHGSDKAVVLGLQGHSPETVDTRTADDQVAAAALDAELRLGGDHRVDFNWDEDVVLHRRKSLPAHPNGMTFRALDHTGTVLRERSYYSIGGGFVVDGDASGADKVVADDTVLPYPFSTADELLAICEREGKSISDIMLANELVWRSEEELRERLLGIWAVMRECVDNGCSAEGILPGGLKVRRRAPSLFKKLSETDAGLNGANSADPLLAMEWVNLFALAVNEENAAGGRIVTAPTNGAAGIVPAVLHYYTKFVPGANDDGVVRFLLAAAAVGILFKINASISGAEVGCQGEVGSACSMAAAGLCEVLGGTPEQVENAAEVGIEHNLGLTCDPVGGLVQIPCIERNAIASVKAINAARLALHGDGSHKVSLDKAIKTMRETGADMKSKYKETSRGGLAVNVVEC, encoded by the coding sequence ATGGCACTGAGTGTGCTCGACCTGTTTTCCGTGGGCATCGGGCCGTCATCGTCACACACGGTGGGCCCGATGCGCGCGGCAAAGCAGTTCACGGATGGTCTTGAATCGTCCGGCCAGCTTCCGGCAACGGTGCGCGTCCAGGCTGAGCTTTTCGGCTCCCTGGGCGCCACCGGCCGTGGCCACGGCTCGGACAAAGCCGTGGTGCTGGGACTGCAGGGGCACTCCCCCGAGACCGTTGACACCCGCACCGCGGATGACCAGGTTGCGGCAGCCGCCCTCGACGCCGAACTTCGGTTGGGCGGCGACCACCGGGTGGACTTCAACTGGGATGAGGACGTCGTCCTCCACCGCCGCAAGTCCCTTCCGGCCCACCCCAACGGCATGACTTTCCGCGCCCTGGACCATACAGGGACGGTACTGCGGGAACGCAGCTACTACTCCATCGGTGGCGGCTTCGTGGTGGACGGAGACGCCTCCGGGGCCGACAAGGTCGTCGCGGACGACACCGTCCTGCCCTACCCCTTCTCCACCGCAGATGAACTGCTGGCCATCTGCGAACGTGAAGGCAAGTCGATCTCGGACATCATGCTGGCCAACGAATTGGTGTGGCGTTCCGAGGAAGAGCTTCGGGAGCGGCTCCTGGGTATCTGGGCCGTCATGCGCGAATGCGTGGACAACGGCTGCTCAGCCGAGGGCATCCTGCCGGGAGGCCTGAAGGTCAGGCGACGGGCGCCGTCGTTGTTCAAGAAGCTGTCCGAAACCGACGCCGGCCTGAACGGCGCAAACTCAGCCGACCCGCTCCTCGCAATGGAATGGGTCAACCTGTTCGCCCTTGCCGTGAACGAGGAAAACGCCGCCGGCGGACGGATCGTCACGGCGCCCACCAATGGGGCAGCGGGCATCGTTCCGGCCGTGCTGCACTACTACACCAAGTTCGTTCCGGGAGCCAACGACGACGGCGTCGTACGGTTCCTGCTGGCGGCGGCCGCCGTCGGAATCCTGTTCAAAATCAACGCTTCCATCTCCGGTGCCGAAGTTGGCTGCCAAGGCGAGGTGGGTTCTGCCTGCTCCATGGCCGCGGCCGGGCTCTGCGAAGTCCTCGGCGGGACTCCGGAACAAGTGGAGAACGCCGCAGAAGTGGGGATCGAGCACAACCTGGGCCTGACGTGTGATCCCGTGGGCGGGCTGGTGCAGATTCCCTGCATCGAACGCAACGCGATCGCCAGCGTCAAGGCCATCAACGCCGCGCGCCTCGCCCTGCACGGCGATGGCAGCCACAAGGTCTCCCTGGACAAAGCCATCAAGACCATGCGCGAGACCGGCGCCGACATGAAATCCAAGTATAAAGAGACCTCCCGTGGAGGCCTCGCCGTCAATGTAGTGGAGTGCTGA
- the purU gene encoding formyltetrahydrofolate deformylase, whose product MTAIQTETAVSSGGDTTVEHVLTLDCPEGPGIVHAVSGFLLEHGCDIIDNKQFGDRAEGHFFMRVHFASDGDESTLETLRAAFCPVGEKYGMNWQLERQGSKRRVLIMVSKFGHCLNDLLFRARIGELPIDVVGVVSNHTDHQGLAEWHGIPFFHVPVTAATKPAAEARLLEIIDELDVELVVLARYMQVLSDDLARKLDGRAINIHHSFLPSFKGAKPYHQAYARGVKTVGATAHYVNGELDEGPIIAQQVVEVDHTFGPDDLVAAGRDTECKALSNAVRWHCEGRIILNGNRTIVLK is encoded by the coding sequence ATGACTGCCATCCAAACTGAAACCGCCGTTTCTTCCGGCGGTGACACCACCGTGGAGCACGTCCTGACCCTGGACTGCCCTGAGGGTCCCGGAATCGTGCATGCCGTTTCCGGCTTCCTGCTGGAACACGGCTGCGACATCATCGACAACAAGCAGTTCGGAGACCGCGCCGAAGGCCACTTCTTCATGCGCGTGCACTTCGCATCGGACGGGGACGAGTCCACGCTGGAGACCCTGCGTGCCGCGTTCTGCCCGGTCGGCGAGAAGTACGGCATGAACTGGCAGCTTGAACGCCAGGGATCCAAGCGGCGCGTGCTGATCATGGTGTCAAAGTTCGGACACTGCCTGAACGACCTCTTGTTCCGGGCGCGTATAGGTGAATTGCCCATCGATGTGGTGGGCGTCGTGTCCAACCACACCGACCACCAGGGTTTGGCCGAATGGCACGGAATCCCGTTCTTCCATGTGCCCGTCACGGCTGCCACCAAGCCTGCCGCCGAGGCCCGACTGCTGGAGATCATCGACGAGCTGGATGTTGAGCTCGTGGTGCTGGCCCGCTACATGCAGGTCCTCAGCGATGATCTGGCACGCAAGCTCGATGGCCGCGCCATCAACATCCACCACTCGTTCCTGCCGAGCTTCAAGGGTGCCAAGCCCTACCACCAGGCATACGCGCGTGGCGTGAAAACCGTGGGTGCCACAGCCCACTACGTCAACGGCGAACTGGACGAAGGTCCCATCATCGCCCAACAGGTTGTGGAAGTGGACCACACGTTCGGGCCGGACGATCTCGTAGCCGCCGGCCGGGACACCGAATGCAAGGCCCTCAGCAACGCCGTTCGCTGGCACTGCGAAGGACGGATCATCCTCAACGGGAACAGGACGATCGTGCTGAAGTAG
- a CDS encoding PucR family transcriptional regulator, with amino-acid sequence MPIFLGAALEYASLKAADPRLLNQVPEALERSVRWVHSSEVLDIAPLLSGGELLLSGGQALAGAGEERQAEYVRGLAGRGIAALALETGPALPEVPAVMLDEAQAAGLPLIELRRVVPFVAVMQEINSLLVSESVAQLQRGDQASHAMAAELAHGAGLDQLLAVLAEKALVGARLVSPSGLTLGAAGPLATDDAGDVTSVDVPVRGVLAARLELHVPDGGDPGMARVAGERCVDILGLALMQRMPPGLKELAGIELMRAINSGSQSWQLRQLGPAAGFAVNGAVAAVVIRSTGAGNLRAAVDELLNTRVAHSASYADNAELIALAAWPAGGKAGRTALLEALRSLEMPAGSAMAVGPLGMGIDEAPWSLAEARRTLDLPCSGDGVADSEAFAVELLAGPYLEPAVRESFVQRQLGAVVEHDRLRRSGLLATLTVWLDTGCNTAQAARELHLERQSLHHRLQRIFELCGGDPRGTGRLAALHLATRLARLQAP; translated from the coding sequence ATGCCAATCTTCTTGGGTGCTGCTTTGGAGTATGCAAGCCTCAAAGCCGCCGATCCGCGCCTTCTCAATCAAGTCCCCGAGGCACTCGAGAGATCTGTCAGGTGGGTCCACTCGAGCGAAGTCCTGGATATCGCGCCTCTGCTGAGCGGCGGTGAACTGCTCCTCAGCGGCGGCCAGGCGCTCGCCGGCGCGGGAGAAGAACGGCAGGCTGAATACGTGCGGGGATTGGCCGGGCGTGGGATTGCTGCGCTGGCACTCGAAACCGGCCCGGCACTGCCCGAGGTCCCCGCCGTCATGCTCGACGAGGCCCAGGCTGCAGGGCTGCCGCTGATCGAACTTCGCCGGGTAGTCCCGTTTGTTGCCGTTATGCAGGAAATCAATTCCCTTCTCGTCAGCGAATCCGTGGCGCAGCTCCAGCGGGGTGACCAGGCGAGCCACGCCATGGCAGCCGAACTCGCCCACGGCGCAGGGCTGGACCAACTCCTTGCCGTGCTGGCAGAAAAGGCCTTGGTTGGCGCGCGGCTGGTCTCGCCTTCGGGTCTGACTCTTGGTGCGGCGGGACCACTGGCGACTGACGACGCCGGTGACGTCACTTCAGTGGACGTACCGGTGCGGGGCGTGCTGGCCGCCCGCCTTGAACTGCACGTGCCCGACGGCGGCGACCCCGGGATGGCGCGCGTGGCGGGGGAGCGTTGTGTCGACATCCTGGGGTTGGCCCTCATGCAACGAATGCCGCCCGGACTGAAGGAGCTCGCGGGGATCGAGCTCATGCGGGCCATTAATTCCGGAAGCCAGTCATGGCAATTGCGGCAACTCGGCCCCGCCGCGGGCTTCGCCGTCAACGGTGCGGTGGCCGCCGTCGTAATCCGCTCGACAGGAGCCGGGAATCTGCGTGCCGCGGTGGACGAATTGCTGAACACCAGGGTGGCGCACAGCGCGAGCTATGCGGACAATGCCGAGCTGATTGCGCTTGCGGCCTGGCCTGCAGGGGGAAAGGCCGGACGCACGGCGTTGCTTGAAGCGCTGCGCTCACTCGAAATGCCCGCAGGTTCGGCGATGGCTGTTGGTCCGCTCGGAATGGGGATCGATGAGGCGCCCTGGTCGCTCGCGGAAGCGAGACGGACACTTGACCTGCCGTGCTCGGGGGACGGGGTAGCAGACTCTGAGGCGTTCGCCGTTGAGCTGCTTGCCGGCCCGTATTTGGAGCCGGCGGTACGGGAGAGTTTCGTGCAGCGGCAGCTGGGTGCCGTCGTCGAACATGACCGCTTGAGGCGGTCCGGGCTTTTGGCAACGCTGACCGTATGGCTGGACACCGGATGCAACACGGCCCAAGCGGCACGCGAACTTCATCTGGAACGGCAGTCCCTGCATCACCGGCTGCAACGGATCTTCGAGCTCTGCGGTGGTGACCCGCGGGGAACAGGCCGCCTGGCGGCGTTGCATCTCGCGACGCGGTTGGCGCGGCTTCAAGCCCCCTGA
- a CDS encoding purine-cytosine permease family protein: MQDNLSPASSTPSPAGSAQSGPATAPGHDSEAWLQPIPESDRTRKVSGQFWIWAGANLAPINWVLGALGIHLGLGFADTVIVLVLGNLIGMLLFGCFVLLGQKTGATGMVLARAAFGRRGNYLPAAIQALLVIGWCAVNTWIILDLVMALFGTLGWVDPEAKNYAWKIGVATAIMAAQVAIAWFGYKAIAAFEKWTVPPTIIILAVMSAVAWFGMKIDWGYAGPAGNILEGSERIAAMSAVMTAIGIGWGITWFTYAADYSRFVSTSVPKRKVYLASVLGQFIPVVWLGVLGASLATNSGEIDPGKLIVQNFGVMALPVLLMVLHGPIATNILNIYTFSVATQALDIKISRRKLNIFVGIFSLIAVIFFIFQEDFAAVLDAWLIGLVAWVAAWGGVMLVHYFWLDRRWPAKVDRLFDPVGTHRLPVVNWAGIVSLLAGIFSTWLFMYGLVPAMQGPIAVALGGWDLSWLAGGLSSAIVYAILGPQAHKRYLLADSNHVSLTQPAPALAVERTTA, translated from the coding sequence ATGCAAGACAACCTCTCCCCCGCGTCTTCCACCCCATCCCCTGCGGGCTCAGCGCAGTCAGGTCCGGCAACGGCGCCGGGCCATGACAGCGAAGCCTGGCTCCAGCCCATCCCCGAGTCCGACCGCACACGCAAAGTTTCCGGACAGTTCTGGATCTGGGCCGGCGCCAACCTCGCCCCGATCAACTGGGTCCTGGGTGCACTCGGCATCCATCTGGGCCTCGGTTTCGCCGACACGGTGATCGTCCTGGTCCTGGGAAACCTGATCGGCATGCTCCTGTTCGGCTGCTTCGTACTGCTCGGCCAAAAGACCGGCGCTACGGGCATGGTCCTGGCCCGTGCCGCCTTTGGTCGCCGCGGCAACTATCTTCCCGCGGCCATCCAGGCCCTCCTGGTGATTGGCTGGTGCGCGGTGAACACGTGGATCATCCTTGACCTGGTGATGGCGCTCTTCGGAACCCTCGGCTGGGTGGACCCCGAGGCAAAGAACTACGCCTGGAAAATCGGCGTCGCGACGGCCATCATGGCCGCGCAGGTGGCCATCGCATGGTTCGGCTACAAAGCCATCGCAGCCTTTGAGAAGTGGACGGTCCCGCCCACCATCATCATCCTGGCCGTCATGTCAGCTGTCGCCTGGTTCGGCATGAAGATCGACTGGGGCTATGCCGGCCCGGCCGGCAACATCCTGGAAGGATCCGAGAGGATCGCCGCCATGAGCGCCGTCATGACCGCCATCGGCATTGGCTGGGGCATCACCTGGTTCACCTACGCCGCAGACTACTCACGCTTTGTCAGCACCTCTGTTCCCAAGCGCAAGGTCTACCTTGCCTCTGTGCTCGGCCAGTTCATCCCTGTCGTATGGCTGGGCGTACTTGGGGCAAGCCTGGCAACCAACAGCGGCGAAATCGACCCCGGCAAGCTGATCGTGCAGAACTTCGGTGTCATGGCGTTGCCCGTTCTGCTCATGGTGCTGCACGGTCCCATTGCCACGAACATCCTTAACATCTACACGTTCTCCGTGGCCACGCAGGCGTTGGACATCAAGATCAGCCGCCGCAAGCTCAACATTTTCGTCGGCATTTTTTCTCTGATCGCCGTCATCTTTTTCATCTTCCAGGAGGACTTCGCAGCAGTGCTCGATGCCTGGCTGATCGGCCTGGTAGCGTGGGTCGCCGCCTGGGGCGGCGTCATGCTGGTGCATTACTTCTGGCTGGACCGCCGCTGGCCGGCCAAGGTGGACCGCCTCTTCGACCCGGTCGGCACACACAGGCTGCCGGTGGTCAACTGGGCGGGAATCGTCTCTCTCCTGGCGGGCATCTTCTCCACGTGGCTGTTCATGTACGGCCTGGTTCCAGCCATGCAAGGGCCGATCGCTGTTGCCCTGGGCGGCTGGGACCTCTCATGGCTGGCCGGCGGACTCAGCAGCGCCATCGTGTACGCAATCCTGGGTCCGCAGGCCCACAAGAGGTACCTTCTGGCCGACTCAAACCACGTTTCACTCACTCAGCCTGCACCCGCGCTGGCCGTTGAAAGGACCACAGCATGA
- a CDS encoding polysaccharide deacetylase family protein, translating to MNQPAFADSLHPVTWPSGYKAAASFTFDVDAESCTIAHDPSSTRRMSLMSHQSYGPKIAVPRLLQILDRQGIKGTFFIPGFTAESYPDVVRRIADGGHEIAHHGYLHEPMRGIDAATEASYLDRGLEALANVAGVRPVGYRAPWWELNWQSAALLADRGFLYDSSLLDGDAPYRLSVADGDPRDIVEIPVDWALDDWEQYGFYPGVTGSGVIESPAKALEMWTLEAQAHHAQGSCFVLTNHPFISGRPSRAVALEELIERVKDLDGMWVTTLAEIAQHTKDTVQEIHTHARIDVPLFPGAGATFRPARVQVPTLH from the coding sequence ATGAACCAGCCGGCTTTCGCTGATTCCCTCCACCCCGTTACGTGGCCTTCCGGATACAAGGCAGCGGCATCCTTCACGTTCGATGTCGACGCCGAGTCCTGCACCATCGCCCACGATCCCTCCAGCACCAGGCGCATGTCCCTCATGAGCCACCAGTCGTACGGCCCGAAGATCGCTGTTCCACGCTTGCTGCAGATCCTGGACCGCCAGGGCATCAAGGGAACGTTCTTCATCCCGGGCTTCACGGCAGAAAGCTATCCGGACGTCGTGCGCAGGATCGCCGATGGCGGCCATGAAATTGCCCATCACGGTTACCTCCACGAGCCAATGCGGGGAATCGACGCCGCCACTGAGGCCAGCTACCTCGACCGGGGCCTTGAAGCATTGGCCAATGTCGCCGGCGTCCGTCCCGTTGGTTACCGCGCACCGTGGTGGGAATTGAACTGGCAGTCAGCGGCGCTCCTTGCTGACCGCGGCTTCCTTTACGATTCAAGCCTGCTCGACGGCGATGCCCCCTACCGCCTTTCCGTCGCCGACGGCGATCCCCGCGACATCGTGGAGATCCCAGTGGACTGGGCTTTGGACGATTGGGAGCAATACGGCTTCTATCCGGGCGTTACGGGCAGCGGCGTTATCGAGAGCCCCGCCAAGGCGCTGGAGATGTGGACCCTCGAAGCGCAGGCCCACCATGCCCAGGGCAGCTGCTTTGTCCTGACGAACCACCCGTTCATCTCAGGCAGGCCATCCCGTGCCGTGGCACTGGAAGAGCTGATTGAGCGGGTCAAGGATCTGGATGGCATGTGGGTGACAACCCTTGCGGAGATCGCGCAGCACACCAAGGACACAGTGCAGGAGATCCACACGCATGCGCGGATCGATGTCCCCCTCTTCCCCGGGGCAGGAGCAACTTTCCGCCCGGCACGGGTTCAGGTGCCCACTCTCCACTAA
- a CDS encoding DUF456 domain-containing protein, whose translation MNAELIVTILCGLAIAVGVVGTIIPVLPGSILIGASLLVWAIWGGAGPMGWVIFAVGMLFVVAGMAASAVLTGRKMKQHGIPNRSVLIGVVVGVVGMFVIPVVGLFVGFAVGLLLSEVLRTRNVQVALRSSGAALKATGIGMLVEFALACAAASTWIIGVWVEAVYGGP comes from the coding sequence ATGAACGCCGAACTCATCGTGACCATCCTCTGCGGCCTGGCCATTGCCGTGGGCGTGGTCGGAACCATCATTCCCGTCTTGCCGGGCAGCATCCTGATCGGCGCCAGCCTGCTGGTGTGGGCCATCTGGGGCGGGGCCGGGCCCATGGGCTGGGTGATCTTCGCAGTGGGAATGCTGTTCGTCGTGGCGGGGATGGCCGCCAGCGCTGTGTTGACCGGGCGCAAAATGAAGCAGCATGGAATCCCCAACAGGTCCGTCCTGATCGGCGTGGTTGTTGGTGTGGTGGGTATGTTCGTCATACCTGTGGTGGGGCTCTTTGTGGGGTTCGCCGTGGGGCTTCTGCTGAGTGAAGTCCTGCGCACCCGCAATGTCCAGGTTGCCTTGCGTTCCAGCGGGGCGGCGCTGAAAGCCACAGGGATCGGGATGCTGGTGGAGTTTGCCCTGGCCTGCGCTGCCGCGAGTACGTGGATCATCGGGGTGTGGGTTGAGGCGGTGTACGGCGGCCCCTGA